In Gemmatimonadota bacterium, the DNA window ACAAGATTCCGGAATGGTTCACCCTGCAGATCCCCGACGCGGACACCGGTTCATACCAACTCCAGGTGACCATCACCGACCTGGTAGAGCGGACGTCATACGCCGCGCGGCGGGAAATTCGTATCCGGTGATTCCTTGCTTGACACCCCGAAGGGGCCCCTCTAGTTTGCGACCCCTTCGCCAAATTCGCAGGCTCGCGCGCCTCGTGCTCGGGCCCGCATGGAACGATCGACGGAGGACTCCGTGAGCGGTCTTGGTTCCGTAAGCGCCGTACTGCTTCAGGTCCCGGGTCTCGAGACACAAGAGCTCAGTTTCTTTGAGCAGGTTGTCCAGATCTGGGAGGGCGGCGGCTTCATGATGTACCCGTTGGCCGCTGCCTTTCTGGTGGGGGTCGTGATCATCGTTTGGAAGTTCTTCACGCTGACGTCTACGGCGTCGCGGACCAAGAGCCTCCTGCGTGACGTGGACGCCCTCCTCGCGGATCACCGCACGGACGAGGCGCTCACCCGCGCCCGCGAGTCGCGGACGCCCGCCGGCCGCATTCTGGTTGCGGGGCTGGAGCGCAAGAACGAGGGTACCGACCGCGTGATGAAGGCCATCGAGAACGTCGGCCTGATCGAAATGGCCGGCCTCGAGCGAGGGCTCGTGTGGCTCGCGACCCTGTCCAACGTGGCGCCGCTGCTCGGCTTCCTCGGGACGGTCATCGGGATGATCCAGGCCTTCCAGGCGATCGAGCTGGCCGGCGAGGTGGACGCCACATTGGTGGCCGGGGGTATCAAGGTGGCGCTGATCACGACCGCCGCGGGCCTCGCGATCGCCATTCCGCTGAACATCTTCCACAACTACTTCATCACGCGGATCGACCGCCTGGTGCTCGATACGGAAGAGTCGGCGCAGAAGATGATCGACACGCTGCACGAACTGGAGGCGCGCACGGCCTGATCGAGGTCGCTGCCGGCTGTCCGGTCCGGTCGACAGGCCGCCGCCCGAGCTACCCGGGCGGCGGTTTTTTTCGTTTCATGGTCGTCCGGAAAAACATCGCACTTGCGCCCTCCCGGTGGTATCGTAGGGGTGCGCCGAAGGGGCGGGGTGCGGCAGGGCGGAGGATCTCGGCGCAATCCTCCGGTGTTCACAGACGGTACGGACGCGACGGTCTGGCGCATTGCCCGACTGGTGGGAGTGTATTCCCATCCAGGGCGGGCGTTGCTCGTGGCAGGCCTCGCCATTTCGCCGTACGTACGCTGGGTGGGCGGCAGGAGCATGATGCATCGGTCCGTTGTGATTCTCGCGCTATTCGTCGCGTTGGCGGCGGCGACGCAGCTTCGAACACCCGACCAAGGCGGTCGGGCGTCGGCCGAGGCGTCGGGGTCGGGTGCGCTCGTGTGGGCGGACACTCTGCCCGAGGAGGCGCGCGAGGCGCTCGAGCGAGGCCGGTACTGGCGCGCCAGCCGTATCCTGAGGGAGTACCTCGCCCAAGTCCCCGAACCCGAGCCTGCGACCGTGCTGTTGGCGGCCCGAGCCGAGGCGGGGCTGGGCCGCTGGGACCGCGTGGAGTCCCTGCTGGCGGACCGTCCGTGGCTGGACGAAGAGGCGGGGGGGCTGGGCTGGAGCCTGCTGGGCCGGAGCCGCCTGCTGCAGGGCGAGCGCGACCAGGCGGAGCTGGATCTGGCGCGCTTCCTGGAGATCACCCCGGACACCTCCAAGCGGGCGCGTGGGATCGCCGAGATCCAACGCGGCATGGCGGCCGCCGGAGCCGGCGGCCGGGACGAGGCGCGGCAGGCGTTCGATTCCGCTCGCACTCTGCTGCCGGAGATCGCGGACTGGATCGCCGTCCTGGCGGCGCGCGCAGCAGCAGAATTCGGCGACACCGCGAGCGTGGAGGTGGAACTCGGCTCTACCGATC includes these proteins:
- a CDS encoding MotA/TolQ/ExbB proton channel family protein, whose protein sequence is MSGLGSVSAVLLQVPGLETQELSFFEQVVQIWEGGGFMMYPLAAAFLVGVVIIVWKFFTLTSTASRTKSLLRDVDALLADHRTDEALTRARESRTPAGRILVAGLERKNEGTDRVMKAIENVGLIEMAGLERGLVWLATLSNVAPLLGFLGTVIGMIQAFQAIELAGEVDATLVAGGIKVALITTAAGLAIAIPLNIFHNYFITRIDRLVLDTEESAQKMIDTLHELEARTA